In a genomic window of Wyeomyia smithii strain HCP4-BCI-WySm-NY-G18 chromosome 1, ASM2978416v1, whole genome shotgun sequence:
- the LOC129717300 gene encoding uncharacterized protein K02A2.6-like: MITEIIDYAANAVTVSWEQMVEASRADEEIQQILDIIERDKRDELPIEFRVFANELCQVGDLLLRGDRIVVPTALRFQFLKIAHEGHLGSSMMKSTLRLSLWWPRMDREVENFVRNCRGCILVAAPDAPEPMTRKQLPDGPWKEIAIDFLGPLPEGQWLFVVVDYYSRFVEVVEMWDITASNTIRELSTMFGRFGVPITMRADNGPQLGSECKEPKAFCKEFDITLVNTIPYWPQANGEVERQNRSILERLRISQELGKDWRLELRKYLLAYHSTTHPTTGSPSKLLFGRRIRNKLPSIPEREEDEMVRDRDKIVKEKGKVYSGNKRRARRNEIKNGDLVYVKRQRKDNKLATDYSSELFKVVKRKESEVTVKSLNSGNEYKRYVSHLKKAEAQVQDAQRREDKEDQPGTSVEQERSDENNFSKSVSEGHKSIRVSEDDTSVCVPEKRRWSAPKKFQDYAPF; this comes from the coding sequence ATGATTACAGAGATAATTGATTATGCCGCAAATGCGGTTACTGTGTCATGGGAACAAATGGTAGAAGCTTCCAGAGCGGATGaggaaatccagcagattttagACATTATTGAACGAGATAAACGCGATGAACTGCCAATCGAATTTCGTGTGTTCGCTAATGAGCTATGCCAAGTAGGGGATCTTCTGTTACGGGGAGACCGCATAGTTGTTCCGACAGCGTTACGCTTTCAGTTTCTTAAAATTGCGCATGAAGGTCACCTGGGATCTTCAATGATGAAATCAACGTTGCGTTTATCATTGTGGTGGCCCAGAATGGACAGAGAAGTAGAAAACTTTGTTAGAAACTGCCGTGGATGCATATTGGTAGCTGCACCAGATGCACCGGAACCCATGACAAGGAAGCAGCTGCCGGATGGACCCTGGAAGGAAATAGCTATCGATTTTCTGGGACCATTGCCGGAAGGTCAATGGCTGTTTGTGGTGGTGGACTATTATAGTCGGTTCGTAGAAGTTGTGGAAATGTGGGACATTACTGCTTCTAACACAATCCGAGAGCTATCAACGATGTTCGGTCGTTTCGGGGTTCCGATTACAATGAGAGCCGATAACGGGCCTCAGTTGGGTAGCGAATGTAAAGAGCCTAAAGCATTCTGTAAGGAATTTGACATCACATTGGTTAACACCATACCGTACTGGCCACAGGCAAACGGTGAAGTAGAACGCCAGAACAGGAGCATCTTGGAACGTTTGCGAATTTCGCAGGAGCTGGGCAAGGATTGGCGTCTAGAGTTACGGAAATATCTTCTGGCATATCATTCTACAACTCACCCGACTACTGGGTCTCCGTCTAAACTACTGTTTGGGCGTAGGATCAGAAATAAGCTGCCTTCGATACCAGAACGAGAAGAAGATGAAATGGTGAGGGATCGGGATAAAATCGTTAAAGAGAAAGGAAAGGTGTATTCAGGTAACAAACGAAGGGCTCGTAGGAATGAAATTAAGAATGGGGATTTGGTGTATGTTAAACGACAGAGAAAAGATAACAAATTGGCAACAGATTATTCTTCGGAATTGTTCAAAGTTGTCAAGCGAAAGGAATCAGAAGTTACGGTAAAATCATTGAATTCGGGAAACGAATATAAACGCTACGTATCACATTTAAAAAAAGCAGAAGCTCAGGTCCAAGATGCACAAAGAAGGGAAGATAAAGAAGACCAACCAGGAACGTCAGTAGAACAAGAAAGGAGTGACGAGAATAACTTTTCAAAATCTGTATCGGAAGGTCACAAATCAATTAGGGTCAGCGAAGATGATACAAGTGTTTGTGTACCTGAGAAGCGGAGGTGGTCGGCTCCCAAGAAGTTCCAAGACTATGccccattttga